From the genome of Streptomyces spinoverrucosus:
GTGTCGAGAACCTCGGCGGCGGTCCCCTGGGCAACGCCTACAGCGCCAACGACTACGCCCTGTTCCGGCTCATCGAGCACTACGTCTGTCTCACCGGCGACTTCGCCTTCCTCGACGAGTCGACCGGTGGAGCGACCGTCCTCGACCATCTGGAGCGGCTCGGGCTCGGGTGGCGCGATCGGCGCAGCCCGGCCACCGGTGGTGTGCTCGCCGACTTCGGTGCCGATCCGTGGCACCTGCTGGAGTGCGTTCCCACCTACACCGGGGTCGTCGCCTCCTTCAACGCCGCCTATGTCGCCTCGACGCGTTCGCTGGCCGGGCTGTACCGGCGGCTCGGCCGCCACGCGGACGCCGACCGGGCCGACACCGAGGCCGGTGAACTGGCCGAAGCGGTCCTGGACCTGTATGCCGGGGCGGGCCGCTGGCAGGTGCGCCGCCCGGACGGCACCGACACGATCGGGCACTGCCTGGACTTCGGCCTCGTCGCGGCCGCCCTCCACCGCGAACTCCCCCAGGAGACCCGGCGCGAGATGGCCGATTTCGTCACCGACCGTCTGCTGGTGGGCGGTTGGATGCGGGCGCTGAGTCCCGACGATCCGATCGCCGCCGCCTCCGACCGCCCCGACCATGGCGCGGCCGGCGCCTTCGCCGCCTGGCCCGGGGTCACCGCCCACGGCCTGGCCGGCCTCGGATACCGCGACCGGGCGGTCGACCTCCTGCGTGATCTGTCGTCCGCCGCCTCGGGCGGTCTGTGGGGCCAGGCCATGGAGATCGTCAACGGCCCGGACGGACGGTACCGGGCCCGGGTGGCCGAGCGCGGTGTGGCCACGCGCGACAACATCGCGGGCGCGGCCGGAGCCGAGGCGGTGCTCTCGGCCCTGTTCGGAATCAACCCGACCTTCGCGTCCGGCGGGCTGCCCGCCGCCTTGTCCGTCGAGGGGGTCGGGAGGCTCACGCCTCTCAGCCCGACCGACCCGTACTCACAGAAGGACTGACATCGCCATGCCGCCCGTTCGTGGCTACGAAGCCGAACCCTGCCACAGCATCACAGGAGAGGTCGGCACCGGTTACCAGGACGCGGTCGCCGGCCTCGCACCGGGGCTGGTCCTCGCCGTGGACGGCCCGGTGGCCGTCGACTGGGAGACGGTGACCGCCGGGATCCACGAGGCGCTGGCCGCCCATGACATCGTGGCGAAGCAGCTCGACATGCGCGAGTACTCCGCCCCCTGGGAGGAGATCCTCGCCCGCACCGCGTCCGCGGAGCTGGAGCACGACCCGGACTTCGCCCCGTTGTCCCGGGCCGGTCTGGCCGACTTCTTCACCGAGGTGCCGGAGCCCGAGGCGGCCGTGCACTGCGTCACCGTCGTCTTCGGACCGGGGGCGGCCCTGGTCGCCCCCGACAGGCTCTGGTACGCGGATCTGCCCAAGCGGTACGCCGAGGCGCAGATCACCGGCGGCACGGGCCGCAATCTGGGGCAGCCGGCCGGCACCGGACCGGGCACGACCCGCCGCCTGTTCTACATCGACTGGCCCGTCCTGGACCGGCACCGCGACACTCTCGTCACCGGCGTCGACCTGTGGCTGGACACCCAGGACCCCGGGGCTCCGGCCTGGTTGACGGGCCCCGCCCTGCGCGCAGCCATGGCCGACCTGGCCGGACGGCCCTTCCGCACCCGCCCCACCTTCAACACCACGTCCTGGGGCGGCCATTGGGCCCAGGAGCAGCTCGGCTTCAACCGCGAGGCACCCAACACGGCCCTCGGCTACGAACTCATCGCGCCGGAGAGCGGAATCCTCGTCGGCGCTCCCGACGGCCCTCGCGTCGAGGTCCCGCTGCAGGCGCTGGTCGCACTGCACCCCGAGGAGGTCCTCGGAGAACCCGTGCACGCGATGTTCGGCACGTCGTTCCCGATCCGCTTCGACTACCTCGACACCGTCGGCGGCGGAAACCTGTCCGTCCACTGCCACCCGCAGTCCGACTACATGCGGCGGGTCTTCGGGTGGCCCTACACCCAGCACGAGACGTACTACATGATGGTCGGCGGACCCGGCCGTCAGGTGTTCCTGGGCCTGCGCGAGGACGCCGATCTGGTGTCCTTCCGACGCGAGGCGGACCGGGCGGTCCACGACGGGGTGCCGTTCGACATCGAACGCTACGTCCAGACCTTCCCCGCCGAGCCGCACCAGCTCTTCCTGATCCCGGGCGGCACCCCGCACGGCAGCGGCGAGGGCAATGTCGTACTCGAAATCAGCGCGACGCCCTACCTGTACAGCCTTCGTTTCTACGACTGGCTGCGCACCGACCGCGACGGCCGGCAGCGGCCCGTCCATGTCGGCCACGCGTTCGAGAACCTCGATGCCGCCCGGTCGGGGGAGGCCGTGGCGAGGGACCTGGTCCAGAAGCCGCGGACGCTGCGCTCGGGCGACGGCTGGCGCGAGGACGTCATCGGCCGCCTCCCGGAGATGTTCTTCGAGGTCCGGCGCGTCGAACTGGTGGCGGACGCAGCCGTGGACGACGCGACGGATCACCGGTTCCACGTCGTCAACGTGGTGGCGGGCGACGGGATCCTGCTGGAGACGAGCGG
Proteins encoded in this window:
- a CDS encoding class I mannose-6-phosphate isomerase, whose product is MPPVRGYEAEPCHSITGEVGTGYQDAVAGLAPGLVLAVDGPVAVDWETVTAGIHEALAAHDIVAKQLDMREYSAPWEEILARTASAELEHDPDFAPLSRAGLADFFTEVPEPEAAVHCVTVVFGPGAALVAPDRLWYADLPKRYAEAQITGGTGRNLGQPAGTGPGTTRRLFYIDWPVLDRHRDTLVTGVDLWLDTQDPGAPAWLTGPALRAAMADLAGRPFRTRPTFNTTSWGGHWAQEQLGFNREAPNTALGYELIAPESGILVGAPDGPRVEVPLQALVALHPEEVLGEPVHAMFGTSFPIRFDYLDTVGGGNLSVHCHPQSDYMRRVFGWPYTQHETYYMMVGGPGRQVFLGLREDADLVSFRREADRAVHDGVPFDIERYVQTFPAEPHQLFLIPGGTPHGSGEGNVVLEISATPYLYSLRFYDWLRTDRDGRQRPVHVGHAFENLDAARSGEAVARDLVQKPRTLRSGDGWREDVIGRLPEMFFEVRRVELVADAAVDDATDHRFHVVNVVAGDGILLETSGGHRYELAYAETLTVPASVGAYRVRALGTGPVRYVKALVR